One segment of Daphnia magna isolate NIES linkage group LG2, ASM2063170v1.1, whole genome shotgun sequence DNA contains the following:
- the LOC116917907 gene encoding plasma membrane calcium-transporting ATPase 2 isoform X10 produces the protein MAMVDGRPAQYGVSLKQLREVMELRGREAVEQLRHYGGVQELCKKLYTSPTEGLSGSPKDIEHRRETFGSNTIPPKPPKTFWRLVWEALQDVTLIILEVAAIVSLLLSFIPSSGEDELGHEEDKSHEWIEGLAILISVIVVVLVTAFNDYTKERQFRGLQSRIEGEHKFAVLRGGECSQIFVGEIVVGDICQVKYGDLLPADGILIQSNDLKVDESSLTGESDHVKKSELTDPMLLSGTHVMEGSGRMLVAAVGINSQAGIIFTLLGAAADQQEADAKQRKKEAKKQRKKKKGDVEEGAVGNNSHPMDHGGNNMASKQETREGSSCPAEDAPIKEEKSGHKDKSVLQAKLTKLAIQIGYAGSTIAILTVIILITTFCIKTFVYENQPWKNEYFNHFVKFLIIGVTVLVVAVPEGLPLAVTLSLAYSVKKMMLDNNLVRHLDACETMGNATAICSDKTGTLTTNRMTVVACYIGGQHYKSIPKYDSLPPQVANLALHAISINSAYTSRILDGDLPNEPIKQVGNKTECAMLGFVLDLKKSYQAIRDEHPEESFHRVYTFNSSRKSMSTVIAREGGGYRVFTKGASEMVLKKCAFIYGVDGKLEKFTRENQEGLVRNVIEPMACDGLRTIAVAYRDFVPGKAEINQVHYDNEPNWDDEDGIINNLTCMLIVGIEDPVRPEVPDAIRQCQKAGITVRMVTGDNVNTARSIAIKCGIVTPGLDYLIIDGKEFNRRIRDSNGEVQQHLLDQVWPKLRVLARSSPTDKYTLVKGIIDSKISDNREVVAVTGDGTNDGPALKKADVGFAMGIAGTDVAKEASDIILTDDNFSSIVKAVMWGRNVYDSIAKFLQFQLTVNIVAVIVAFFGACFIQDSPLKAVQMLWVNLIMDTLASLALATEMPTPDLLTRKPYGRTKPLISRTMMKNITGQGIYQLAVIFTLVFVGEKFLDIDSGRYRTDSDPTQHFTIIFNTFVMMTLFNEINARKIHGQRNVFEGIFTNPIYYCIWIATAASQVLIVQFGGHAFSTAPLTIAQWAWCIFFGVGTLVWGQVVTTVPTSKIPKIFSWGRGHPEDISAAMGALTEDRFDADGEKKRTTGQILWIRGLTRLQTQVIGGELQERLIPVPYSKNTTDQAIRVVNAFRQGVDPRLMERTNPALAAVLQRQASASLAKRLSQASSIDYADAPGATSIGDRERDYLAPEVDMERLSSRSHTETAV, from the exons GATTATCCGGTTCGCCGAAGGACATCGAACATCGGCGGGAGACATTCGGATCGAACACGATCCCACCTAAGCCGCCAAAGACCTTCTGGAGATTGGTGTGGGAAGCGTTGCAAGATGTCACCCTCATCATTCTGGAAGTCGCAGCCATCGTCTCACTACTTTTATCTTTCATACCTTCCAGTGGCGAAG ATGAGCTCGGTCACGAGGAGGACAAGTCTCACGAATGGATCGAAGGCCTGGCTATTCTTATTTCCGTTATAGTCGTCGTCTTGGTTACTGCCTTTAATGATTACACCAAAGAGCGACAGTTCCGCGGGCTGCAGAGCCGCATCGAAGGCGAGCACAAATTCGCCGTTTTGCGCGGAGGCGAATGCAGCCAAATCTTCGTCGGCGAGATAGTCGTCGGCGACATCTGCCAA GTGAAATATGGAGATTTGCTGCCGGCTGATGGCATTTTGATTCAGAGCAACGATTTGAAAGTGGACGAGTCATCGCTAACGGGCGAATCGGATCATGTCAAGAAAAGCGAATTAACGGATCCGATGCTTCTTTCCG GCACTCACGTCATGGAAGGCAGCGGTCGGATGTTGGTGGCGGCCGTCGGCATCAATTCGCAAGCTGGCATCATCTTTACCCTGCTAGGTGCTGCTGCTGACCAGCAAGAAGCGGATGCTAAACAACGGAAGAAAG AAGCCAAAAAgcaacggaagaagaagaaag GAGATGTCGAAGAAGGCGCTGTCGGTAACAACAGCCATCCGATGGATCACGGAGGGAACAACATGGCGAGCAAACAAGAGACGAGGGAAGGATCCAGCTGTCCAGCTGAGGACGCCCCTATCAAAGAAGAGAAATCGGGTCACAAGGATAAATCTGTTCTGCAAGCCAAACTGACGAAACTGGCCATCCAAATCGGTTACGCTG GTTCGACCATCGCCATTTTGACGGTCATCATTCTGATAACGACGTTTTGCATCAAGACTTTCGTCTACGAAAACCAACCGTGGAAAAACGAATATTTCAATCACTTCGTCAAGTTCCTCATTATCGGTGTCACCGTCTTGGTCGTCGCCGTCCCGGAGGGTTTGCCCTTGGCTGTGACCCTCTCGTTGGCCTACTCCGTCAAA AAAATGATGTTAGACAACAACTTGGTTCGACATTTGGACGCTTGCGAGACGATGGGCAATGCGACTGCCATCTGTTCGGATAAAACGGGAACGCTGACAACGAACAGGATGACGGTTGTTGCCTGCTATATCGGAGGACAGCACTACAAATCCATTCCGAAGTACGACTCGCTTCCGCCGCAAGTGGCCAACCTTGCCCTTCATGCCATCTCGATCAATAGTGCTTACACGTCCCGTATTttg GATGGAGATTTGCCCAATGAACCCATCAAGCAGGTGGGCAATAAAACGGAATGCGCCATGCTCGGTTTCGTGCTGGATTTGAAGAAATCCTATCAGGCCATTCGTGACGAGCATCCAGAAGAATCATTTCATCGTGTCTACACCTTCAATTCGAGCCGCAAGTCGATGAGTACCGTCATTGCTCGTGAGGGAGGCGGATACCGCGTCTTCACCAAAGGTGCATCTGAAATGGTGCTGAAAAA GTGCGCCTTCATTTACGGTGTGGATGGAAAACTGGAGAAATTTACTCGCGAGAATCAAGAAGGGCTTGTGCGAAACGTCATCGAGCCAATGGCGTGCGATGGTCTGCGCACTATCGCCGTTGCCTACCGCGATTTTGTGCCAGGCAAGGCCGAAATCAACCAAGTCCATTACGACAACGAACCCAACTGGGACGATGAGGATGGAATCATCAATAACTTAACTTGCATGCTTATCGTCGGAATTGAAGATCCTGTCCGGCCCGAG GTTCCGGATGCTATTCGACAGTGCCAAAAGGCGGGTATTACAGTGCGCATGGTGACGGGCGACAACGTGAACACGGCTCGATCCATCGCCATCAAGTGCGGCATCGTCACACCCGGCTTGGACTACCTTATTATCGACGGCAAAGAATTTAATCGACGTATTCGCGACTCTAATGGCGAG GTCCAGCAACACTTGCTCGATCAAGTTTGGCCGAAACTTCGAGTATTGGCTCGTTCTTCACCCACCGACAAGTACACGCTGGTCAAGGGAATTATCGACAGCAAGATATCCGATAACCGAGAAGTAGTGGCGGTGACAGGAGACGGTACTAACGATGGCCCGGCTCTCAAGAAAGCTGACGTCGGATTCGCTATG GGCATTGCTGGAACGGATGTGGCCAAAGAAGCGTCCGACATTATCTTGACGGATGACAACTTTAGTAGCATCGTTAAGGCCGTTATGTGGGGCCGCAACGTTTACGATTCTATCGCCAAGTTCTTGCAGTTTCAATTGACCGTCAACATTGTGGCCGTCATCGTCGCTTTCTTCGGCGCTTGCTTCATTCAAGATTCGCCGTTGAAAGCCGTCCAGATGTTGTGGGTCAACCTCATCATGGACACGTTAGCCTCTCTAGCTCTTGCCACTGAAATGCCCACGCCCGACTTGCTTACGCGCAAGCCTTATGGCCGCACTAAGCCCCTCATCTCCCGCACCATGATGAAAAATATCACTGGCCAAGGCATCTACCAGCTGGCGGTCATCTTCACTCTCGTGTTCGTCG GCGAGAAATTTTTGGACATTGATTCGGGTCGATACAGAACCGATTCCGATCCTACACAGCATTTTACCATCATCTTCAACACTTTTGTGATGATGACGTTGTTTAACGAGATCAACGCCAGGAAGATCCACGGCCAGCGCAACGTCTTCGAAGGCATTTTCACCAACCCCATCTATTATTGCATCTGGATAGCCACTGCGGCTTCGCAG GTGCTCATTGTGCAATTTGGCGGTCACGCGTTTTCCACTGCCCCTCTCACGATAGCCCAGTGGGCGTGGTGCATCTTTTTCGGCGTGGGAACTCTAGTGTGGGGCCAGGTGGTCACCACGGTTCCCACTAGCAAGATTCCCAAAATCTTCTC TTGGGGTCGAGGACATCCTGAAGACATTTCAGCTGCAATGGGCGCCCTAACCGAAGACAGATTCGATGCCGATGGTGAAAAGAAGCGAACTACAGGCCAGATCCTTTGGATCCGCGGTCTCACACGACTCCAGACACAG GTGATTGGTGGTGAATTGCAGGAACGTTTGATTCCGGTTCCCTACAGCAAGAATACCACAGACCAAGCT ATCCGCGTCGTTAACGCCTTCCGCCAGGGGGTTGATCCGCGCCTAATGGAGCGTACCAACCCGGCTCTGGCCGCGGTGCTACAGCGGCAGGCATCCGCGTCTTTGGCGAAACGTTTGTCGCAAGCCTCTTCTATTGACTACGCTGACGCGCCTGGAGCGACGAGCATCGGCGACCGCGAGCGTGACTACTTGGCACCCGAAGTGGATATGGAGCGTCTTTCTTCACGGAGCCACACGGAAACAGCCGTTTGA
- the LOC116917907 gene encoding plasma membrane calcium-transporting ATPase 2 isoform X11 gives MAMVDGRPAQYGVSLKQLREVMELRGREAVEQLRHYGGVQELCKKLYTSPTEGLSGSPKDIEHRRETFGSNTIPPKPPKTFWRLVWEALQDVTLIILEVAAIVSLLLSFIPSSGEDELGHEEDKSHEWIEGLAILISVIVVVLVTAFNDYTKERQFRGLQSRIEGEHKFAVLRGGECSQIFVGEIVVGDICQVKYGDLLPADGILIQSNDLKVDESSLTGESDHVKKSELTDPMLLSGTHVMEGSGRMLVAAVGINSQAGIIFTLLGAAADQQEADAKQRKKEAKKQRKKKKGDVEEGAVGNNSHPMDHGGNNMASKQETREGSSCPAEDAPIKEEKSGHKDKSVLQAKLTKLAIQIGYAGSTIAILTVIILITTFCIKTFVYENQPWKNEYFNHFVKFLIIGVTVLVVAVPEGLPLAVTLSLAYSVKKMMLDNNLVRHLDACETMGNATAICSDKTGTLTTNRMTVVACYIGGQHYKSIPKYDSLPPQVANLALHAISINSAYTSRILDGDLPNEPIKQVGNKTECAMLGFVLDLKKSYQAIRDEHPEESFHRVYTFNSSRKSMSTVIAREGGGYRVFTKGASEMVLKKCAFIYGVDGKLEKFTRENQEGLVRNVIEPMACDGLRTIAVAYRDFVPGKAEINQVHYDNEPNWDDEDGIINNLTCMLIVGIEDPVRPEVPDAIRQCQKAGITVRMVTGDNVNTARSIAIKCGIVTPGLDYLIIDGKEFNRRIRDSNGEVQQHLLDQVWPKLRVLARSSPTDKYTLVKGIIDSKISDNREVVAVTGDGTNDGPALKKADVGFAMGIAGTDVAKEASDIILTDDNFSSIVKAVMWGRNVYDSIAKFLQFQLTVNIVAVIVAFFGACFIQDSPLKAVQMLWVNLIMDTLASLALATEMPTPDLLTRKPYGRTKPLISRTMMKNITGQGIYQLAVIFTLVFVGEKFLDIDSGRYRTDSDPTQHFTIIFNTFVMMTLFNEINARKIHGQRNVFEGIFTNPIYYCIWIATAASQVLIVQFGGHAFSTAPLTIAQWAWCIFFGVGTLVWGQVVTTVPTSKIPKIFSWGRGHPEDISAAMGALTEDRFDADGEKKRTTGQILWIRGLTRLQTQIRVVNAFRQGVDPRLMERTNPALAAVLQRQASASLAKRLSQASSIDYADAPGATSIGDRERDYLAPEVDMERLSSRSHTETAV, from the exons GATTATCCGGTTCGCCGAAGGACATCGAACATCGGCGGGAGACATTCGGATCGAACACGATCCCACCTAAGCCGCCAAAGACCTTCTGGAGATTGGTGTGGGAAGCGTTGCAAGATGTCACCCTCATCATTCTGGAAGTCGCAGCCATCGTCTCACTACTTTTATCTTTCATACCTTCCAGTGGCGAAG ATGAGCTCGGTCACGAGGAGGACAAGTCTCACGAATGGATCGAAGGCCTGGCTATTCTTATTTCCGTTATAGTCGTCGTCTTGGTTACTGCCTTTAATGATTACACCAAAGAGCGACAGTTCCGCGGGCTGCAGAGCCGCATCGAAGGCGAGCACAAATTCGCCGTTTTGCGCGGAGGCGAATGCAGCCAAATCTTCGTCGGCGAGATAGTCGTCGGCGACATCTGCCAA GTGAAATATGGAGATTTGCTGCCGGCTGATGGCATTTTGATTCAGAGCAACGATTTGAAAGTGGACGAGTCATCGCTAACGGGCGAATCGGATCATGTCAAGAAAAGCGAATTAACGGATCCGATGCTTCTTTCCG GCACTCACGTCATGGAAGGCAGCGGTCGGATGTTGGTGGCGGCCGTCGGCATCAATTCGCAAGCTGGCATCATCTTTACCCTGCTAGGTGCTGCTGCTGACCAGCAAGAAGCGGATGCTAAACAACGGAAGAAAG AAGCCAAAAAgcaacggaagaagaagaaag GAGATGTCGAAGAAGGCGCTGTCGGTAACAACAGCCATCCGATGGATCACGGAGGGAACAACATGGCGAGCAAACAAGAGACGAGGGAAGGATCCAGCTGTCCAGCTGAGGACGCCCCTATCAAAGAAGAGAAATCGGGTCACAAGGATAAATCTGTTCTGCAAGCCAAACTGACGAAACTGGCCATCCAAATCGGTTACGCTG GTTCGACCATCGCCATTTTGACGGTCATCATTCTGATAACGACGTTTTGCATCAAGACTTTCGTCTACGAAAACCAACCGTGGAAAAACGAATATTTCAATCACTTCGTCAAGTTCCTCATTATCGGTGTCACCGTCTTGGTCGTCGCCGTCCCGGAGGGTTTGCCCTTGGCTGTGACCCTCTCGTTGGCCTACTCCGTCAAA AAAATGATGTTAGACAACAACTTGGTTCGACATTTGGACGCTTGCGAGACGATGGGCAATGCGACTGCCATCTGTTCGGATAAAACGGGAACGCTGACAACGAACAGGATGACGGTTGTTGCCTGCTATATCGGAGGACAGCACTACAAATCCATTCCGAAGTACGACTCGCTTCCGCCGCAAGTGGCCAACCTTGCCCTTCATGCCATCTCGATCAATAGTGCTTACACGTCCCGTATTttg GATGGAGATTTGCCCAATGAACCCATCAAGCAGGTGGGCAATAAAACGGAATGCGCCATGCTCGGTTTCGTGCTGGATTTGAAGAAATCCTATCAGGCCATTCGTGACGAGCATCCAGAAGAATCATTTCATCGTGTCTACACCTTCAATTCGAGCCGCAAGTCGATGAGTACCGTCATTGCTCGTGAGGGAGGCGGATACCGCGTCTTCACCAAAGGTGCATCTGAAATGGTGCTGAAAAA GTGCGCCTTCATTTACGGTGTGGATGGAAAACTGGAGAAATTTACTCGCGAGAATCAAGAAGGGCTTGTGCGAAACGTCATCGAGCCAATGGCGTGCGATGGTCTGCGCACTATCGCCGTTGCCTACCGCGATTTTGTGCCAGGCAAGGCCGAAATCAACCAAGTCCATTACGACAACGAACCCAACTGGGACGATGAGGATGGAATCATCAATAACTTAACTTGCATGCTTATCGTCGGAATTGAAGATCCTGTCCGGCCCGAG GTTCCGGATGCTATTCGACAGTGCCAAAAGGCGGGTATTACAGTGCGCATGGTGACGGGCGACAACGTGAACACGGCTCGATCCATCGCCATCAAGTGCGGCATCGTCACACCCGGCTTGGACTACCTTATTATCGACGGCAAAGAATTTAATCGACGTATTCGCGACTCTAATGGCGAG GTCCAGCAACACTTGCTCGATCAAGTTTGGCCGAAACTTCGAGTATTGGCTCGTTCTTCACCCACCGACAAGTACACGCTGGTCAAGGGAATTATCGACAGCAAGATATCCGATAACCGAGAAGTAGTGGCGGTGACAGGAGACGGTACTAACGATGGCCCGGCTCTCAAGAAAGCTGACGTCGGATTCGCTATG GGCATTGCTGGAACGGATGTGGCCAAAGAAGCGTCCGACATTATCTTGACGGATGACAACTTTAGTAGCATCGTTAAGGCCGTTATGTGGGGCCGCAACGTTTACGATTCTATCGCCAAGTTCTTGCAGTTTCAATTGACCGTCAACATTGTGGCCGTCATCGTCGCTTTCTTCGGCGCTTGCTTCATTCAAGATTCGCCGTTGAAAGCCGTCCAGATGTTGTGGGTCAACCTCATCATGGACACGTTAGCCTCTCTAGCTCTTGCCACTGAAATGCCCACGCCCGACTTGCTTACGCGCAAGCCTTATGGCCGCACTAAGCCCCTCATCTCCCGCACCATGATGAAAAATATCACTGGCCAAGGCATCTACCAGCTGGCGGTCATCTTCACTCTCGTGTTCGTCG GCGAGAAATTTTTGGACATTGATTCGGGTCGATACAGAACCGATTCCGATCCTACACAGCATTTTACCATCATCTTCAACACTTTTGTGATGATGACGTTGTTTAACGAGATCAACGCCAGGAAGATCCACGGCCAGCGCAACGTCTTCGAAGGCATTTTCACCAACCCCATCTATTATTGCATCTGGATAGCCACTGCGGCTTCGCAG GTGCTCATTGTGCAATTTGGCGGTCACGCGTTTTCCACTGCCCCTCTCACGATAGCCCAGTGGGCGTGGTGCATCTTTTTCGGCGTGGGAACTCTAGTGTGGGGCCAGGTGGTCACCACGGTTCCCACTAGCAAGATTCCCAAAATCTTCTC TTGGGGTCGAGGACATCCTGAAGACATTTCAGCTGCAATGGGCGCCCTAACCGAAGACAGATTCGATGCCGATGGTGAAAAGAAGCGAACTACAGGCCAGATCCTTTGGATCCGCGGTCTCACACGACTCCAGACACAG ATCCGCGTCGTTAACGCCTTCCGCCAGGGGGTTGATCCGCGCCTAATGGAGCGTACCAACCCGGCTCTGGCCGCGGTGCTACAGCGGCAGGCATCCGCGTCTTTGGCGAAACGTTTGTCGCAAGCCTCTTCTATTGACTACGCTGACGCGCCTGGAGCGACGAGCATCGGCGACCGCGAGCGTGACTACTTGGCACCCGAAGTGGATATGGAGCGTCTTTCTTCACGGAGCCACACGGAAACAGCCGTTTGA
- the LOC116917907 gene encoding plasma membrane calcium-transporting ATPase 2 isoform X6 gives MAMVDGRPAQYGVSLKQLREVMELRGREAVEQLRHYGGVQELCKKLYTSPTEGLSGSPKDIEHRRETFGSNTIPPKPPKTFWRLVWEALQDVTLIILEVAAIVSLLLSFIPSSGEAAEDELGHEEDKSHEWIEGLAILISVIVVVLVTAFNDYTKERQFRGLQSRIEGEHKFAVLRGGECSQIFVGEIVVGDICQVKYGDLLPADGILIQSNDLKVDESSLTGESDHVKKSELTDPMLLSGTHVMEGSGRMLVAAVGINSQAGIIFTLLGAAADQQEADAKQRKKEAKKQRKKKKGDVEEGAVGNNSHPMDHGGNNMASKQETREGSSCPAEDAPIKEEKSGHKDKSVLQAKLTKLAIQIGYAGSTIAILTVIILITTFCIKTFVYENQPWKNEYFNHFVKFLIIGVTVLVVAVPEGLPLAVTLSLAYSVKKMMLDNNLVRHLDACETMGNATAICSDKTGTLTTNRMTVVACYIGGQHYKSIPKYDSLPPQVANLALHAISINSAYTSRILDGDLPNEPIKQVGNKTECAMLGFVLDLKKSYQAIRDEHPEESFHRVYTFNSSRKSMSTVIAREGGGYRVFTKGASEMVLKKCAFIYGVDGKLEKFTRENQEGLVRNVIEPMACDGLRTIAVAYRDFVPGKAEINQVHYDNEPNWDDEDGIINNLTCMLIVGIEDPVRPEVPDAIRQCQKAGITVRMVTGDNVNTARSIAIKCGIVTPGLDYLIIDGKEFNRRIRDSNGEVQQHLLDQVWPKLRVLARSSPTDKYTLVKGIIDSKISDNREVVAVTGDGTNDGPALKKADVGFAMGIAGTDVAKEASDIILTDDNFSSIVKAVMWGRNVYDSIAKFLQFQLTVNIVAVIVAFFGACFIQDSPLKAVQMLWVNLIMDTLASLALATEMPTPDLLTRKPYGRTKPLISRTMMKNITGQGIYQLAVIFTLVFVGEKFLDIDSGRYRTDSDPTQHFTIIFNTFVMMTLFNEINARKIHGQRNVFEGIFTNPIYYCIWIATAASQVLIVQFGGHAFSTAPLTIAQWAWCIFFGVGTLVWGQVVTTVPTSKIPKIFSWGRGHPEDISAAMGALTEDRFDADGEKKRTTGQILWIRGLTRLQTQVIGGELQERLIPVPYSKNTTDQAIRVVNAFRQGVDPRLMERTNPALAAVLQRQASASLAKRLSQASSIDYADAPGATSIGDRERDYLAPEVDMERLSSRSHTETAV, from the exons GATTATCCGGTTCGCCGAAGGACATCGAACATCGGCGGGAGACATTCGGATCGAACACGATCCCACCTAAGCCGCCAAAGACCTTCTGGAGATTGGTGTGGGAAGCGTTGCAAGATGTCACCCTCATCATTCTGGAAGTCGCAGCCATCGTCTCACTACTTTTATCTTTCATACCTTCCAGTGGCGAAG CCGCCGAAG ATGAGCTCGGTCACGAGGAGGACAAGTCTCACGAATGGATCGAAGGCCTGGCTATTCTTATTTCCGTTATAGTCGTCGTCTTGGTTACTGCCTTTAATGATTACACCAAAGAGCGACAGTTCCGCGGGCTGCAGAGCCGCATCGAAGGCGAGCACAAATTCGCCGTTTTGCGCGGAGGCGAATGCAGCCAAATCTTCGTCGGCGAGATAGTCGTCGGCGACATCTGCCAA GTGAAATATGGAGATTTGCTGCCGGCTGATGGCATTTTGATTCAGAGCAACGATTTGAAAGTGGACGAGTCATCGCTAACGGGCGAATCGGATCATGTCAAGAAAAGCGAATTAACGGATCCGATGCTTCTTTCCG GCACTCACGTCATGGAAGGCAGCGGTCGGATGTTGGTGGCGGCCGTCGGCATCAATTCGCAAGCTGGCATCATCTTTACCCTGCTAGGTGCTGCTGCTGACCAGCAAGAAGCGGATGCTAAACAACGGAAGAAAG AAGCCAAAAAgcaacggaagaagaagaaag GAGATGTCGAAGAAGGCGCTGTCGGTAACAACAGCCATCCGATGGATCACGGAGGGAACAACATGGCGAGCAAACAAGAGACGAGGGAAGGATCCAGCTGTCCAGCTGAGGACGCCCCTATCAAAGAAGAGAAATCGGGTCACAAGGATAAATCTGTTCTGCAAGCCAAACTGACGAAACTGGCCATCCAAATCGGTTACGCTG GTTCGACCATCGCCATTTTGACGGTCATCATTCTGATAACGACGTTTTGCATCAAGACTTTCGTCTACGAAAACCAACCGTGGAAAAACGAATATTTCAATCACTTCGTCAAGTTCCTCATTATCGGTGTCACCGTCTTGGTCGTCGCCGTCCCGGAGGGTTTGCCCTTGGCTGTGACCCTCTCGTTGGCCTACTCCGTCAAA AAAATGATGTTAGACAACAACTTGGTTCGACATTTGGACGCTTGCGAGACGATGGGCAATGCGACTGCCATCTGTTCGGATAAAACGGGAACGCTGACAACGAACAGGATGACGGTTGTTGCCTGCTATATCGGAGGACAGCACTACAAATCCATTCCGAAGTACGACTCGCTTCCGCCGCAAGTGGCCAACCTTGCCCTTCATGCCATCTCGATCAATAGTGCTTACACGTCCCGTATTttg GATGGAGATTTGCCCAATGAACCCATCAAGCAGGTGGGCAATAAAACGGAATGCGCCATGCTCGGTTTCGTGCTGGATTTGAAGAAATCCTATCAGGCCATTCGTGACGAGCATCCAGAAGAATCATTTCATCGTGTCTACACCTTCAATTCGAGCCGCAAGTCGATGAGTACCGTCATTGCTCGTGAGGGAGGCGGATACCGCGTCTTCACCAAAGGTGCATCTGAAATGGTGCTGAAAAA GTGCGCCTTCATTTACGGTGTGGATGGAAAACTGGAGAAATTTACTCGCGAGAATCAAGAAGGGCTTGTGCGAAACGTCATCGAGCCAATGGCGTGCGATGGTCTGCGCACTATCGCCGTTGCCTACCGCGATTTTGTGCCAGGCAAGGCCGAAATCAACCAAGTCCATTACGACAACGAACCCAACTGGGACGATGAGGATGGAATCATCAATAACTTAACTTGCATGCTTATCGTCGGAATTGAAGATCCTGTCCGGCCCGAG GTTCCGGATGCTATTCGACAGTGCCAAAAGGCGGGTATTACAGTGCGCATGGTGACGGGCGACAACGTGAACACGGCTCGATCCATCGCCATCAAGTGCGGCATCGTCACACCCGGCTTGGACTACCTTATTATCGACGGCAAAGAATTTAATCGACGTATTCGCGACTCTAATGGCGAG GTCCAGCAACACTTGCTCGATCAAGTTTGGCCGAAACTTCGAGTATTGGCTCGTTCTTCACCCACCGACAAGTACACGCTGGTCAAGGGAATTATCGACAGCAAGATATCCGATAACCGAGAAGTAGTGGCGGTGACAGGAGACGGTACTAACGATGGCCCGGCTCTCAAGAAAGCTGACGTCGGATTCGCTATG GGCATTGCTGGAACGGATGTGGCCAAAGAAGCGTCCGACATTATCTTGACGGATGACAACTTTAGTAGCATCGTTAAGGCCGTTATGTGGGGCCGCAACGTTTACGATTCTATCGCCAAGTTCTTGCAGTTTCAATTGACCGTCAACATTGTGGCCGTCATCGTCGCTTTCTTCGGCGCTTGCTTCATTCAAGATTCGCCGTTGAAAGCCGTCCAGATGTTGTGGGTCAACCTCATCATGGACACGTTAGCCTCTCTAGCTCTTGCCACTGAAATGCCCACGCCCGACTTGCTTACGCGCAAGCCTTATGGCCGCACTAAGCCCCTCATCTCCCGCACCATGATGAAAAATATCACTGGCCAAGGCATCTACCAGCTGGCGGTCATCTTCACTCTCGTGTTCGTCG GCGAGAAATTTTTGGACATTGATTCGGGTCGATACAGAACCGATTCCGATCCTACACAGCATTTTACCATCATCTTCAACACTTTTGTGATGATGACGTTGTTTAACGAGATCAACGCCAGGAAGATCCACGGCCAGCGCAACGTCTTCGAAGGCATTTTCACCAACCCCATCTATTATTGCATCTGGATAGCCACTGCGGCTTCGCAG GTGCTCATTGTGCAATTTGGCGGTCACGCGTTTTCCACTGCCCCTCTCACGATAGCCCAGTGGGCGTGGTGCATCTTTTTCGGCGTGGGAACTCTAGTGTGGGGCCAGGTGGTCACCACGGTTCCCACTAGCAAGATTCCCAAAATCTTCTC TTGGGGTCGAGGACATCCTGAAGACATTTCAGCTGCAATGGGCGCCCTAACCGAAGACAGATTCGATGCCGATGGTGAAAAGAAGCGAACTACAGGCCAGATCCTTTGGATCCGCGGTCTCACACGACTCCAGACACAG GTGATTGGTGGTGAATTGCAGGAACGTTTGATTCCGGTTCCCTACAGCAAGAATACCACAGACCAAGCT ATCCGCGTCGTTAACGCCTTCCGCCAGGGGGTTGATCCGCGCCTAATGGAGCGTACCAACCCGGCTCTGGCCGCGGTGCTACAGCGGCAGGCATCCGCGTCTTTGGCGAAACGTTTGTCGCAAGCCTCTTCTATTGACTACGCTGACGCGCCTGGAGCGACGAGCATCGGCGACCGCGAGCGTGACTACTTGGCACCCGAAGTGGATATGGAGCGTCTTTCTTCACGGAGCCACACGGAAACAGCCGTTTGA